A single region of the Polyodon spathula isolate WHYD16114869_AA chromosome 5, ASM1765450v1, whole genome shotgun sequence genome encodes:
- the mocs1 gene encoding molybdenum cofactor biosynthesis protein 1 isoform X4, translating to MAMALHGGRFLWRRQALPQGVLKRFPWGTPSRMQSSYSGVTQEEKRLELATADRTNVAAKTASLQELATPGGGRRLLKEDPLPFSAFLTDSFGRKHSYLRISLTEKCNLRCQYCMPEEGVKLTPRSQLLSTEEIVSLARLFVQEGVDKIRLTGGEPLIRPDVVNIIAELRKLEGLKTIAVTTNGMNLARLLPSLKEAGLNLINISLDSLVPAKFEFIVRRKGFHKVMDGINKAIELGYNPVKVNCVVMRGLNEDELLDFVSLTEDKPLDVRFIEYMPFDGNKWNFKKMVSYQEMLDRIRQEWPGLEQLPAGGTDTAKTYKVPGFQGQVGFITSMSEHFCGSCNRLRITADGNLKVCLFGNVEVSLRDCLRSGAGEEELLQIIGAAVGRKKRQHAGMFNISQMKNRPMILIGG from the exons ATGGCAATGGCGCTACATGGTGGCAGATTTCTCTGGCGGAGGCAGGCCCTTCCACAGGGTGTCTTGAAACGCTTTCCTTGGGGTACCCCGAGCAGGATGCAGAGTTCTTATTCAGGGGTAACGCAAGAGGAGAAGAGACTCGAGCTAGCTACTGCTGACCGCACTAATGTCGCAGCAAAGACTGCGTCTCTGCAG GAGCTGGCGACCCCTGGTGGTGGGAGGAGGTTACTGAAGGAGGACCCGCTACCCTTCTCTGCCTTCCTGACTGACAGCTTTGGCAGGAAACACAGCTACCTGCGCATCTCCCTCACTGAGAAGTGCAACCTCCGCT GCCAGTACTGCATGCCGGAGGAGGGTGTGAAGCTGACCCCGCGCTCACAGCTCCTCTCCACAGAGGAAATCGTGTCTCTGGCCCGGCTGTTTGTCCAGGAAGGGGTGGACAAGATCCGGCTGACTGGCGGGGAGCCTCTGATCAGGCCCGACGTCGTCAACATCATTG CGGAGCTGCGGAAGCTGGAGGGTCTGAAGACCATCGCTGTGACGACGAACGGCATGAACCTGGCACGTCTGCTTCCCAGTCTGAAGGAGGCGGGGCTCAATCTGATCAACATCAGCCTGGACTCGCTGGTGCCGGCCAAGTTCGAGTTCATTGTGCGCAGGAAAG GCTTCCACAAGGTAATGGACGGAATCAACAAAGCAATTGAACTGGGCTACAACCCTGTTAAA GTGAACTGCGTGGTGATGAGGGGGCTGAACGAGGATGAGCTGCTGGACTTCGTTTCACTGACGGAAGACAAGCCCCTGGATGTGCGCTTCATTGAGTACATGCCTTTTGACG GCAACAAGTGGAACTTTAAGAAGATGGTGAGCTACCAGGAAATGCTGGACCGGATCAGGCAGGAGTGGCCCGGACTGGAGCAGCTTCCAGCTGGAGGCACGGACACGGCCAAG ACCTACAAGGTTCCTGGTTTCCAAGGGCAGGTGGGTTTCATCACCTCCATGTCGGAGCACTTCTGCGGGTCGTGTAACCGCCTGCGCATCACTGCGGACGGGAACCTCAAG GTCTGCCTGTTTGGGAATGTGGAGGTTTCCCTGCGGGATTGTCTACGATCGGGAgcaggggaggaggagctgctgcaaATCATTGGAGCGGCCGTTGGGAGGAAGAAGAGACAACACGCAG GTATGTTCAACATATCCCAGATGAAGAACCGGCCCATGATCCTGATCGGTGGGTGA